One Labilithrix sp. DNA window includes the following coding sequences:
- a CDS encoding serine/threonine protein kinase, translated as MTCLALVPDEMPKLGSYTLFEKIGRGGMAELFLARQETELGATRLVVVKVILPAFASDKRFAEMLIHEAKLAARLGHRHIAQVIDLGRADGRLFIAMEYVEGVDLTALLRHCSERGEGLPPEHAVGIACDVLAGLDYAHRRTTDAGVPLGIVHRDVSPSNVLVSFDGDVKLCDFGIAHANDLVAEDAADALKGKAGYMSPEHARGHVVDARSDVFAAGVVLWELLAGQRLYRPRGPIPLIEQARMAEIPPLPERGFPQHDLLSRIVSRALKVDRAERYSSAAIFQLELEEYLVRTGLLARRLHLGDWIAQTLGTQIVEQRRASERRLPPSTTPPALRSGVVKAGTSTARVSIPAAPKVPLELVLDEESSPFLPPADVAARR; from the coding sequence ATGACCTGCCTCGCCCTCGTGCCCGATGAGATGCCGAAGCTCGGGAGCTACACGCTCTTCGAGAAGATCGGCCGCGGTGGAATGGCCGAGCTGTTCCTCGCGCGACAGGAGACGGAGCTCGGCGCGACGCGGCTCGTCGTCGTGAAGGTCATCCTCCCCGCGTTCGCGAGCGACAAGCGCTTCGCCGAGATGCTCATCCACGAGGCGAAGCTCGCCGCGCGCCTCGGCCACCGCCACATCGCGCAGGTCATCGACCTCGGTCGCGCGGACGGCCGCCTCTTCATCGCGATGGAGTACGTGGAGGGCGTCGACCTCACCGCGCTCCTCCGCCATTGCAGCGAGCGCGGCGAAGGGCTCCCGCCGGAGCACGCCGTCGGCATCGCGTGCGACGTGCTCGCGGGCCTCGACTACGCCCATCGCCGCACGACCGACGCCGGCGTCCCGCTCGGCATCGTCCATCGCGACGTCTCCCCCTCGAACGTCCTCGTATCGTTCGACGGCGACGTGAAGCTCTGCGACTTCGGCATCGCGCACGCCAACGACCTCGTCGCGGAGGACGCGGCCGACGCGCTGAAGGGCAAGGCCGGCTACATGAGCCCGGAGCACGCGCGCGGCCACGTCGTCGACGCGCGCTCCGACGTGTTCGCCGCCGGCGTCGTCCTCTGGGAGCTCCTCGCCGGCCAGCGCCTCTATCGCCCGCGCGGACCGATCCCGCTGATCGAGCAGGCGCGCATGGCGGAGATCCCGCCGCTGCCGGAGCGTGGCTTCCCCCAGCACGATCTCCTCTCCCGCATCGTGAGCCGCGCGCTGAAGGTCGATCGCGCGGAGCGGTACTCGTCGGCCGCGATCTTCCAGCTCGAGCTCGAGGAGTACCTCGTCCGCACCGGCCTCCTCGCGCGCCGCCTCCACCTCGGCGATTGGATCGCGCAGACGCTGGGCACGCAAATCGTCGAGCAGCGCCGCGCGAGCGAGCGCCGCCTCCCGCCCAGCACCACGCCTCCCGCGCTCCGCTCGGGCGTCGTGAAAGCAGGGACGTCGACCGCGCGCGTGTCGATCCCGGCCGCGCCCAAGGTCCCGCTCGAGCTCGTCCTCGACGAAGAGAGCTCGCCGTTCCTCCCGCCCGCCGATGTCGCCGCCCGAAGGTGA